Part of the Leptotrichia sp. oral taxon 215 str. W9775 genome, TTTCCCTTTTATTTTTTTGATTTTAAATTCTGAAGCAAGTAAAGTTGCCAATGTGGCACCAAGAATGATTCCTATATTACATATGGAACCACTATTTGATAAAACAGGTATCATGATTGCCTTTTTTAATCCGGAACTCTTTATAAAATAAGGCCATGTAACAGGATTAAGTCCTGCTGCCTGAAATATTTTAGCTCCCCATACGGTAATAGGTCCTGAAACACTCCATGCCTTTTTAAAGACTGCCAGATAAATAGTTGCCGTAATACCAAGCAATACAGCTCCTGTATTATATGACAAAGGCTTTTTCATTATTTTTTTATATGTTTCGTTCTGACTTAATTTGTTAAAAAATTCCATTACTGTTCTCCTTTTACAGTATATTTTTAAATAAGTTAATTTATTCTCAAATGATTGACTTATTTACATCTCTGTCGAGATATTCCTGCAATATTATTTACTTTTTTCAACTATGATGTTCCATTCTCCATCATCAATTTCTTCAACCCTGCAGGCATATCCTGTCTGATCTGCCCATTCAGGAATATTTTTTATAGCACATGAATGATCTACATTTATTATAACTATATCTCCTACTTCCATAGTTTCCATTTTCTTTTGAGCTTTTATTAAAGGGACTGGACAAGCTTCTCCTATACAATCTAATTTGTATTCTTTCATTAGTTTTCCTCCTAAAAATTTATTTAAGAATTTTCTTCAAAAATCTGTTTAACTATATTTTTTCTTTTGCCATTTAATGGCAAGAACGTATACTATTGCTATTAATGCAAATTGGAATATTAATGCACCTGCCCATCCGAGATGATCAGGAAGATATACTTTAATATTTGCTTTACCAAGTGGTTCTAAGAATCCCATTGCCCAAGCTCCGGCTACCGATCCTAACATGAAGCATAACAAAGCAACCCATTGTAATTGGAACCCTTCCCCAACTCTCATTAAAGTTCCTGAAGCACATCCACCAGCTGTAACCATACCGATACCGAACATAACACCACCGATAACAGTCAGTATTGATAAAGGTGCAACAGAATCAGTTCCCATAGGTTTTCCACCAGTTGAGATGGAGTAAAGGCTTAAAGCTGAGAATCCTATAGTTCCAACTGCAATAGCTAAAAA contains:
- a CDS encoding YeeE/YedE thiosulfate transporter family protein, producing MEFFNKLSQNETYKKIMKKPLSYNTGAVLLGITATIYLAVFKKAWSVSGPITVWGAKIFQAAGLNPVTWPYFIKSSGLKKAIMIPVLSNSGSICNIGIILGATLATLLASEFKIKKIKGKKQLFGAVLGGFLMGAGARLASGCNIAAFFSALSALSLTGWFYGLSAFAGAFIGSKILLNYIIKE
- a CDS encoding sulfurtransferase TusA family protein encodes the protein MKEYKLDCIGEACPVPLIKAQKKMETMEVGDIVIINVDHSCAIKNIPEWADQTGYACRVEEIDDGEWNIIVEKSK
- a CDS encoding YeeE/YedE thiosulfate transporter family protein — protein: MNTTLDKEMTKVVKANSVRKKPFKSQIPHALVLIALLIGLGFYLNDAKLVKYLIFGVVFGMILQRSRFCFTAAFRDPVITGSTSLTRAVFLAIAVGTIGFSALSLYSISTGGKPMGTDSVAPLSILTVIGGVMFGIGMVTAGGCASGTLMRVGEGFQLQWVALLCFMLGSVAGAWAMGFLEPLGKANIKVYLPDHLGWAGALIFQFALIAIVYVLAIKWQKKKYS